From Planctomycetota bacterium, the proteins below share one genomic window:
- the trxA gene encoding thioredoxin, with translation MASDNVKEFTDANFDAEVLGSSQPVLVDFWAEWCMPCRNLAPIIDAVATDLAGKAKVGKVDVDANRTVAMKYGITAIPTVLVFKGGQVAKKFVGFKKKDELVAALAEAGAV, from the coding sequence ATGGCCAGCGACAACGTGAAGGAGTTCACCGACGCGAACTTCGACGCCGAAGTTCTCGGGTCGTCGCAGCCGGTGCTGGTCGACTTCTGGGCGGAGTGGTGCATGCCCTGCCGCAACCTCGCCCCGATCATCGACGCCGTCGCCACCGACCTCGCCGGCAAGGCGAAGGTCGGCAAGGTCGACGTCGACGCCAACCGCACGGTCGCGATGAAGTACGGCATCACCGCCATCCCCACCGTGCTCGTCTTCAAGGGCGGGCAGGTCGCCAAGAAGTTCGTGGGATTCAAGAAGAAGGACGAGCTGGTCGCGGCCCTCGCCGAGGCCGGCGCCGTCTGA
- a CDS encoding iron chelate uptake ABC transporter family permease subunit yields the protein MLAPAPADWPTFDRVLDTLLLRAGFNTNTVIIGTTLLGLAAGVVGVFALLRKRSLTTDALSHATLPGITLAFLIVSAFGGEGRSLPVLLLGATATGVLGVVCIQAMLRHTRLREDAAIGVVLSVFFGAGVVGLSYIQKNASSGAAGLNTFIYGQTAAMRVSDAWLMGGLAIGAVAASAALLKEFTLVCFDDAFAKVGGWPVSLIDLLMMALVVLVTVAGLQAVGLILVVAMLIIPAVSARFWTQRLWLLVVLAGVIGATSGYLGSVLSALLPRKPAGAVIVLTSGVIFGVSLMGAPARGFVASAVRRVRTRLGIATDHLLEVAHDRRDGRGAGLSARDVAGVGAERGWPAWFGRAVLWTLRARGLATTDEGGLRLTDAGRSRGARVSRNHRLWAQYLISHADVAPSHVDWSADQVEHVLPDEVVEALEAQLAEGAGVRSGSDSGGAVTGSSPQPPAPGRAHA from the coding sequence ATGCTCGCGCCCGCGCCCGCCGACTGGCCGACATTCGACCGCGTGCTCGACACGCTCCTCCTCCGCGCGGGCTTCAACACCAACACGGTCATCATCGGCACCACGCTGCTCGGGCTGGCGGCGGGCGTGGTGGGGGTGTTCGCGCTCCTGCGCAAGCGATCGCTCACGACCGACGCGCTCAGCCACGCCACGCTGCCGGGCATCACGCTCGCCTTTCTCATCGTCTCCGCCTTCGGGGGCGAGGGCCGCTCGCTCCCGGTGCTGCTGCTGGGCGCCACGGCGACGGGCGTGCTCGGCGTCGTGTGCATCCAGGCGATGCTGCGCCACACGCGCCTGCGCGAAGACGCGGCGATCGGCGTCGTGCTCAGCGTGTTCTTCGGCGCGGGGGTCGTGGGCCTCAGTTACATCCAGAAGAACGCGTCGAGCGGCGCCGCGGGCCTCAACACGTTCATCTACGGGCAGACCGCCGCCATGCGCGTGTCGGACGCCTGGCTCATGGGCGGGCTGGCGATCGGCGCGGTGGCGGCGTCGGCGGCGCTGCTCAAGGAGTTCACACTCGTCTGCTTCGACGATGCGTTCGCCAAGGTCGGCGGGTGGCCGGTGTCGCTGATCGACCTGCTGATGATGGCGCTCGTGGTGCTGGTCACGGTCGCGGGGCTGCAGGCCGTGGGCCTCATCCTGGTTGTCGCCATGCTCATCATCCCGGCGGTGTCGGCGCGATTCTGGACGCAGCGCCTGTGGCTGCTCGTGGTGCTCGCGGGCGTGATCGGGGCGACGAGCGGGTACCTGGGGTCGGTGCTCTCGGCGCTCCTGCCCCGCAAGCCAGCGGGCGCGGTGATCGTGCTCACCAGCGGCGTGATCTTCGGCGTGAGCCTGATGGGCGCGCCCGCCCGCGGGTTCGTCGCCTCGGCGGTGCGCCGCGTGCGCACGCGGCTGGGCATCGCGACGGACCACCTGCTGGAGGTGGCGCACGACCGGCGCGACGGACGCGGCGCCGGGCTCAGCGCGCGCGACGTCGCGGGCGTGGGCGCGGAACGGGGCTGGCCCGCGTGGTTCGGGCGCGCGGTCCTCTGGACGCTGCGGGCGCGGGGCCTGGCGACCACCGATGAGGGCGGGCTGCGCCTGACGGACGCCGGACGGTCTCGCGGGGCGCGCGTGAGCCGCAACCACCGCCTGTGGGCGCAGTATCTCATCAGCCACGCGGACGTCGCGCCCAGCCACGTGGACTGGTCGGCGGACCAGGTAGAGCACGTGCTGCCCGACGAGGTGGTGGAGGCGCTCGAAGCGCAGCTCGCGGAGGGTGCGGGCGTCCGATCGGGGAGCGATTCGGGCGGCGCTGTGACGGGTTCGTCGCCGCAGCCGCCGGCGCCTGGGAGGGCGCACGCGTGA
- the dut gene encoding dUTP diphosphatase: MKPVLGVRRLDPRAGVPAYQTPGAAGMDLAACLPTSASELLLAPGAIVVVPTGLALAIPEGYEGQVRPRSGLATKHGVTVANAPGTIDSDYRGELKVALVNLGRDAFAVTHGMRVAQLVIAPVTRCDVRETDDLGSTQRGDGGFGSTGVR; the protein is encoded by the coding sequence GTGAAGCCTGTGCTCGGCGTGCGTCGGCTGGATCCGCGCGCGGGCGTGCCCGCGTATCAGACGCCCGGCGCCGCGGGGATGGACCTGGCCGCGTGCCTCCCGACGTCGGCGTCTGAGTTACTGCTCGCGCCCGGGGCCATCGTGGTGGTGCCGACAGGGCTCGCGCTGGCGATTCCCGAGGGGTACGAGGGGCAGGTGCGTCCGCGGTCGGGGCTGGCGACCAAGCACGGGGTGACGGTCGCGAACGCGCCGGGGACGATCGACAGCGACTACCGGGGTGAACTGAAGGTCGCGCTCGTCAACCTCGGGCGCGATGCGTTCGCCGTCACGCACGGGATGCGCGTGGCCCAACTGGTCATCGCGCCGGTCACGCGCTGCGACGTACGCGAGACGGACGACCTGGGCAGCACGCAGCGCGGCGACGGCGGGTTCGGCTCGACGGGCGTGCGGTAG
- a CDS encoding polysaccharide biosynthesis protein, which produces MEPARVVSRVDPLWRCAVVIGTPETIGAVLAQLRRQPDGPAPAGCVLAEGADAAPGVIDGVPVWGDIDDLPRLHAQHRVSAAIVSLPAGMPAPTLRTRARLRQLSIPERFVPPLADLLTSPGGAPAPLAGQPAGLDLMELVGRTPYGIDRRAVARVIEGKRVLVTGAGGSIGSEICRIAATFRPAELVLMERSENALFEIDRQLARRFPSIVRRALLHDVVDADQTLRHLVQTKPHVIFHAAAHKHVPLMEDHPAHALTNNLFGTKSVADAALATGCERFVMISSDKAVNPTSVMGATKRLAEMYVQGMNRTARDRSAGRTSFTMVRFGNVLGSACSVLPIWGAQLAEGGPITVTDPKMTRYFMTITEAATLVIQAAAIDAHDETTSAPPTIFVLDMGEPIRILDLARRFVMLHGFDARLPGADADAPAGLRLSGRAIDVVFTGARPGEKVHEELAYDAESLVPTPFPGILALAASGRESFDLTAMVAELSGVRTSPERARVVEAIARHVPEMRRPEVRTVTEHQANKVSTPAVVAA; this is translated from the coding sequence ATGGAGCCCGCCCGCGTTGTTTCCCGCGTCGATCCGCTCTGGCGGTGCGCGGTCGTTATCGGAACCCCGGAGACCATCGGCGCGGTGCTCGCGCAGTTGCGTCGGCAGCCGGATGGGCCCGCGCCGGCGGGGTGCGTGCTCGCGGAGGGCGCCGACGCGGCGCCGGGGGTGATCGACGGCGTGCCGGTGTGGGGCGACATCGACGACCTGCCCCGCCTGCACGCCCAGCACCGGGTGTCGGCGGCGATCGTGAGCCTGCCCGCGGGCATGCCGGCGCCGACCCTGCGGACACGGGCGCGGTTGCGCCAACTGAGCATCCCCGAGCGCTTTGTGCCGCCGCTGGCCGACCTGCTGACGAGCCCCGGCGGGGCGCCCGCGCCGCTGGCGGGCCAGCCGGCGGGGCTCGACCTGATGGAACTGGTCGGGCGCACGCCGTACGGCATCGACCGTCGCGCGGTGGCGCGGGTGATCGAGGGCAAGCGGGTGCTGGTGACGGGCGCGGGCGGGTCGATCGGTTCGGAGATCTGCCGCATCGCGGCGACGTTCCGCCCGGCGGAGCTCGTGCTGATGGAGCGGTCGGAGAACGCGCTGTTCGAGATCGACCGTCAGCTCGCGCGCCGCTTTCCGAGCATCGTGCGCCGGGCGCTGCTGCACGATGTGGTCGACGCCGACCAGACGCTGCGGCACCTCGTGCAGACCAAGCCGCACGTGATCTTCCACGCGGCGGCGCACAAGCACGTCCCGCTGATGGAAGACCACCCGGCGCATGCGCTGACGAACAACCTGTTCGGGACAAAGTCCGTGGCCGACGCGGCCCTCGCGACGGGGTGCGAGCGGTTCGTGATGATCTCGTCGGACAAGGCGGTGAACCCGACGAGCGTGATGGGCGCGACCAAGCGCCTGGCCGAGATGTACGTGCAGGGGATGAACCGCACGGCGCGCGACCGCAGCGCGGGGCGGACGAGCTTCACGATGGTGCGCTTCGGCAACGTGCTGGGCAGCGCGTGCAGCGTGCTGCCGATCTGGGGGGCGCAGCTCGCCGAGGGCGGGCCGATCACGGTGACCGATCCGAAGATGACGCGGTACTTCATGACGATCACCGAGGCGGCGACGCTCGTGATCCAGGCCGCGGCGATCGACGCGCACGACGAGACGACCAGCGCGCCGCCGACGATCTTCGTGCTGGACATGGGCGAGCCGATCCGGATCCTGGACTTGGCGCGCCGGTTTGTGATGCTGCACGGGTTCGATGCGCGCCTGCCGGGCGCCGACGCGGACGCGCCGGCGGGGCTGCGTCTTTCCGGCCGGGCGATCGACGTGGTGTTCACGGGCGCCCGACCGGGCGAGAAGGTGCACGAAGAGTTGGCGTACGACGCGGAGTCGCTGGTGCCGACGCCCTTCCCGGGCATCCTGGCGCTGGCGGCGTCCGGGCGCGAATCGTTCGACCTGACGGCGATGGTGGCGGAGCTGTCGGGTGTGCGGACGAGCCCGGAACGGGCCCGCGTGGTGGAGGCGATCGCGCGGCACGTGCCGGAAATGCGGCGTCCGGAAGTGCGGACAGTTACCGAACACCAGGCGAACAAAGTCTCGACACCGGCGGTCGTCGCGGCGTAG
- a CDS encoding metal ABC transporter ATP-binding protein codes for MEGNAQQASAAPGVFRRPEHSAQSPLSVHAVTVAYDRKPVLWDVDYDAPPGNLIAIVGPNGAGKSTLIRACLGLVPRASGQVAFWGEDYARVRGRIGYVPQRESVDWDFPVSALDVVCMGRYRSIGWFRPVTRRHLDAARAHLERVGIAHLADRQISQLSGGQQQRVFLARALAQEADLYFMDEPFAGVDAATERAILEVLRAMRAGGKTVIVVHHDLQTVAEYFDHVILLNMRVVASGPVSQVFTRENLQKTYGGRLTLLSEASEALARAASGDR; via the coding sequence ATGGAAGGCAACGCGCAGCAGGCGTCCGCAGCACCGGGCGTGTTCCGGCGTCCGGAGCACTCGGCGCAGAGCCCGCTCTCGGTGCACGCGGTGACGGTCGCGTACGACCGCAAGCCGGTGCTGTGGGACGTGGACTACGACGCGCCGCCGGGGAACCTCATCGCCATCGTGGGCCCCAACGGCGCGGGCAAGAGCACGCTGATCCGCGCGTGCCTGGGGCTGGTGCCCCGTGCGTCGGGGCAGGTGGCGTTCTGGGGCGAGGACTACGCGCGGGTGCGCGGGCGCATCGGCTACGTGCCGCAGCGCGAGAGCGTGGACTGGGACTTTCCCGTCTCGGCCCTCGACGTGGTGTGCATGGGGCGGTACCGCAGCATCGGCTGGTTCCGCCCGGTGACGAGGCGCCACCTGGACGCGGCCCGCGCACACCTGGAGCGCGTCGGCATCGCGCACTTGGCGGACCGCCAGATCAGCCAGCTCTCCGGGGGGCAGCAGCAGCGGGTGTTCCTGGCGCGGGCCCTGGCGCAGGAGGCGGACCTGTACTTCATGGACGAGCCGTTCGCGGGCGTCGACGCCGCGACCGAGCGCGCGATCCTCGAAGTGCTCCGCGCGATGCGCGCCGGCGGCAAGACGGTCATCGTGGTGCACCACGACCTGCAGACCGTCGCCGAGTACTTCGACCACGTCATCCTGCTCAACATGCGCGTGGTGGCGTCGGGCCCGGTCTCGCAGGTCTTCACGCGCGAGAACCTGCAGAAGACCTACGGCGGGCGGCTGACGCTGCTCTCCGAGGCGTCCGAGGCCCTCGCGCGGGCGGCGTCGGGAGACCGCTGA
- a CDS encoding metal-dependent transcriptional regulator translates to MPSATVEDYIKAIYFQQRESAAGEATVVRLSAALGVTKGTVTSMIHKLRDAELATAERYGGIRLTTKGTRLALDVIRRHRLIEVFLVNVLRFNWSEVHEEAERLEHAMSRKLLDRLDAFLGHPEMDPHGDPIPDARGRIAAPAEMPLRTLAKGERGVVSRVRDDESAFLEFAARHGLTPGAHVIVVDVVPEAESLRVRPRAGREVAMSFGAADKILLRREVPQRRGTSSTLPR, encoded by the coding sequence ATGCCCAGCGCCACCGTCGAGGACTACATCAAGGCCATCTACTTTCAGCAGCGAGAATCTGCCGCGGGCGAGGCCACCGTCGTGCGATTGAGCGCCGCCCTGGGCGTCACCAAGGGCACGGTCACCTCGATGATCCACAAGCTGCGCGACGCCGAGCTCGCGACCGCCGAGCGGTACGGCGGGATCCGGCTGACGACCAAGGGGACGCGCCTGGCCCTCGACGTCATCCGGCGTCACCGGCTCATCGAGGTGTTCCTCGTGAACGTGCTGCGGTTCAACTGGTCGGAGGTGCACGAAGAGGCCGAGCGCCTCGAGCACGCCATGTCGCGCAAACTCCTCGACCGGCTCGACGCCTTCCTGGGGCACCCGGAGATGGACCCGCACGGCGACCCCATCCCCGACGCGCGAGGACGCATCGCCGCGCCCGCCGAGATGCCGCTGCGCACCCTCGCCAAGGGCGAGCGGGGCGTGGTGTCGCGCGTGCGCGACGACGAGTCGGCGTTCCTGGAGTTCGCGGCCCGGCACGGGCTCACGCCCGGCGCGCACGTCATCGTCGTCGACGTCGTGCCCGAGGCCGAGTCGCTCCGCGTGCGACCCCGCGCCGGACGCGAGGTCGCGATGTCGTTCGGCGCGGCCGACAAGATCCTGCTCCGGCGCGAGGTTCCCCAGCGCCGGGGCACGAGTTCGACGCTGCCGCGATGA
- a CDS encoding S1 RNA-binding domain-containing protein, which translates to MNSEQQTASSNPVITAEMHAEIEAAMRELEQAKAAEGPAKNKPQAIRGPRVVNAGREHRRGKVVAVGPSDIFVEFGPKELGIVPRMQFPEDQMPVKDSELEVVVDKFETSENVFICSRPGAIQKADWELLEPGQVVEGRVTGVATKETKQVGLELEVAGHHAFMPAGQVSLDHVKDLSVFVGEKMACTVMRVERTGRGNIVLSRRDVLVRERAEQGEKLKESLHEGQTITGVVRKIMDFGAFVDLGGVDGLIHISDLSYDRVNFGAKNVEKHVKEGQQVTVRILKLDWEAKRLSLGLKQTQSDPFATALNEVVEGGEVTGRVVRIAEFGAFVEIGPGVEGLVHISELDHRRVGKVDEVVKPDEIVRAKVLKIDKDNRRVSLSIKALKPLPELQIGGGGGGGGGGGGGGGGGRGGKDRKNAPGRSIEEIQKETPALRRMREKAKQMQFKGGLGDLGRFG; encoded by the coding sequence ATGAACTCCGAACAGCAGACCGCGTCCTCCAACCCCGTCATCACCGCCGAGATGCACGCCGAGATCGAGGCGGCGATGCGGGAACTCGAGCAGGCCAAGGCCGCCGAGGGCCCCGCGAAGAACAAGCCCCAGGCGATCCGGGGCCCGCGGGTGGTGAACGCCGGGCGCGAGCACCGGCGGGGCAAGGTCGTGGCCGTCGGCCCGTCCGACATCTTCGTGGAGTTCGGGCCCAAGGAACTGGGCATCGTCCCGCGGATGCAGTTCCCCGAAGACCAGATGCCCGTCAAGGACAGCGAGCTCGAGGTGGTCGTCGACAAGTTCGAGACCAGCGAGAACGTGTTCATCTGCTCGCGCCCCGGCGCCATCCAGAAGGCCGACTGGGAGCTGCTCGAGCCCGGGCAGGTCGTCGAAGGGCGCGTCACGGGCGTTGCGACGAAGGAGACCAAGCAGGTCGGCCTCGAACTCGAGGTCGCCGGGCACCACGCGTTCATGCCCGCCGGGCAGGTGTCGCTCGACCACGTGAAGGACCTCTCCGTGTTCGTGGGCGAGAAGATGGCCTGCACCGTCATGCGCGTCGAGCGCACCGGGCGCGGCAACATCGTCCTCTCGCGCCGTGACGTCCTCGTCCGCGAGCGCGCCGAGCAGGGCGAGAAGCTCAAGGAATCCCTCCACGAGGGCCAGACGATCACCGGCGTCGTCCGCAAGATCATGGACTTCGGCGCGTTCGTCGACCTCGGCGGCGTCGACGGCCTCATCCACATCTCCGACCTCTCCTACGACCGCGTGAACTTCGGCGCCAAGAACGTCGAGAAGCACGTCAAGGAAGGCCAGCAGGTCACCGTCCGCATCCTGAAGCTCGACTGGGAAGCCAAACGCCTCAGCCTGGGCCTCAAGCAGACGCAGTCCGACCCCTTCGCCACCGCCCTCAACGAGGTCGTCGAGGGCGGCGAGGTCACCGGGCGCGTCGTCCGCATCGCCGAGTTCGGCGCCTTCGTCGAGATCGGCCCGGGCGTCGAGGGGCTCGTCCACATCTCCGAGCTCGACCACCGCCGCGTCGGCAAGGTCGACGAGGTCGTGAAGCCCGACGAGATCGTCCGCGCCAAGGTCCTCAAGATCGACAAGGACAACCGGCGCGTCAGCCTCTCCATCAAGGCCTTGAAGCCCCTCCCCGAACTCCAGATCGGCGGCGGCGGCGGCGGAGGTGGGGGCGGGGGTGGTGGGGGCGGCGGGGGTCGCGGCGGCAAGGACCGCAAGAACGCGCCCGGACGTTCCATCGAAGAGATCCAGAAGGAAACCCCCGCGCTGCGACGCATGCGCGAGAAGGCCAAGCAGATGCAGTTCAAGGGTGGTCTGGGCGACCTCGGCCGCTTCGGCTGA
- a CDS encoding zinc ABC transporter substrate-binding protein produces MLAMLLAPAICFVAGATGCDRPAPKSPEPPTPRETYAAVATVGMVADVVREVAGDRATVAGLMGAGVDPHLYKPTRSDVERLLAADVIFYNGLLLEGRMTDTLVRAASSGKKVHAVTELLDEQYLLEPEAMEGHPDPHVWMDPRAWAKAVEVVRDTLVEFDPAGEAGYRARADAYLARVAELDAYAQRVLGSVPEGRRVLVTAHDAFNYFGRRYGFEVVGIQGLSTESEAGVQDIERLVSLLVDRRIGAVFVESTVSSRNVEALIAGARAKGHDVAIGGRLFSDAMGDEGTYEGTYIGMIDHNVTVIARALGGEAPEGGMQGRLGK; encoded by the coding sequence ATGCTCGCGATGCTGCTCGCCCCGGCGATCTGCTTCGTCGCGGGCGCAACCGGCTGCGATCGGCCGGCGCCGAAATCGCCAGAGCCCCCGACGCCGCGAGAGACATACGCGGCGGTCGCGACGGTGGGCATGGTCGCGGACGTCGTCCGCGAGGTCGCGGGCGATCGCGCTACGGTCGCGGGCCTGATGGGCGCGGGCGTCGACCCGCATCTGTACAAGCCCACGCGCAGCGACGTCGAGCGGCTGCTCGCTGCGGACGTGATCTTCTACAACGGGCTGCTGCTGGAAGGACGCATGACCGACACGCTCGTCCGGGCCGCGTCGTCGGGCAAGAAGGTGCACGCCGTCACCGAACTGCTCGACGAGCAGTACCTGCTCGAGCCCGAGGCCATGGAAGGGCACCCGGACCCGCACGTGTGGATGGACCCCCGCGCCTGGGCGAAGGCGGTGGAAGTCGTCCGTGACACGCTCGTCGAGTTCGACCCCGCGGGCGAGGCCGGGTACCGGGCCCGCGCGGACGCGTACCTCGCCCGGGTCGCCGAGCTCGACGCGTACGCCCAGCGCGTGCTGGGCAGCGTGCCCGAGGGCCGGCGGGTGCTCGTGACGGCCCACGACGCGTTCAACTACTTCGGGCGCCGGTACGGGTTCGAGGTCGTCGGCATCCAGGGCCTCTCGACCGAGTCGGAGGCGGGCGTGCAGGACATCGAGCGCCTCGTGAGCCTGCTGGTCGACCGAAGGATCGGCGCGGTCTTCGTCGAGTCCACCGTGTCGTCGCGCAACGTCGAGGCGCTCATCGCCGGGGCGAGGGCGAAGGGGCACGACGTCGCCATCGGCGGGCGCCTCTTCAGCGACGCCATGGGCGACGAGGGCACGTACGAGGGCACGTACATCGGCATGATCGACCACAACGTCACGGTGATCGCGCGAGCGCTGGGGGGCGAGGCGCCCGAGGGCGGCATGCAGGGCAGGCTGGGCAAGTAG
- a CDS encoding Gfo/Idh/MocA family oxidoreductase, whose amino-acid sequence MHTSAPASTPVEVASPTDRFEGRPVRCGVVGVGRMGRHHARVYAKDLANCTLVGVVDANAERRQDLAERFGCRALERVDQLLDLGVDAVSIATPTIYHWEAAEPLMKAGVACLIEKPLAGDVDTARRLKELAESTGACLMVGHIERFNPVMRAMQKAASLGQAIVPRFMQVVRVSPMTFRSVDVGVVMDMMIHDIDVVLMMMGGREPDFIRAAGVSVVTQHEDLCNAWLEFNTPHGRCVANVTASRLALKTERVTRITGENAYIKIDYGAKKGNMIRRLANEIQMREVREQLAHGHDLTTLKWDQLVNIEELQVDDAEPIVSELAEFIEAVRFSRRPSIDAEAGFANVRTAQRIVEAIRRTM is encoded by the coding sequence ATGCACACCAGCGCTCCCGCCTCCACGCCGGTCGAGGTCGCGTCACCGACCGATCGGTTCGAGGGGCGTCCCGTCCGCTGCGGCGTGGTGGGGGTCGGGCGCATGGGGCGCCACCATGCCCGCGTCTACGCGAAAGACCTGGCCAACTGCACGCTCGTCGGCGTGGTAGACGCCAACGCCGAGCGCCGCCAGGACCTCGCCGAGCGGTTCGGGTGCCGGGCGCTCGAACGCGTGGATCAGTTGCTCGACCTGGGCGTCGACGCGGTGAGCATCGCGACGCCCACGATCTACCACTGGGAAGCCGCCGAGCCGCTCATGAAGGCCGGGGTCGCCTGCCTGATCGAGAAGCCCCTGGCGGGCGACGTGGACACCGCCCGGCGGCTGAAGGAACTGGCCGAGTCGACGGGTGCGTGCCTGATGGTGGGGCACATCGAGCGGTTCAACCCGGTGATGCGCGCCATGCAGAAGGCCGCGAGCCTGGGGCAGGCGATCGTCCCGCGCTTCATGCAGGTCGTGCGCGTCAGCCCGATGACGTTCCGCAGCGTGGACGTGGGCGTCGTGATGGACATGATGATCCACGACATCGACGTGGTGCTGATGATGATGGGCGGGCGCGAGCCCGACTTCATCCGGGCCGCGGGCGTCAGCGTCGTGACGCAGCACGAGGACCTCTGCAACGCGTGGCTGGAGTTCAACACGCCCCACGGGCGGTGCGTCGCGAACGTGACGGCCAGCCGCCTCGCGCTCAAGACCGAGCGCGTGACGCGCATCACGGGCGAGAACGCGTACATCAAGATCGACTACGGCGCCAAGAAGGGCAACATGATCCGGCGCCTCGCGAACGAGATCCAGATGCGCGAGGTGCGCGAGCAGCTCGCGCACGGGCACGACCTCACGACGCTGAAGTGGGACCAGCTCGTGAACATCGAAGAGCTGCAGGTCGACGACGCCGAGCCGATCGTCTCCGAGCTCGCCGAGTTCATCGAGGCCGTCCGCTTCTCCCGGCGTCCGTCGATCGACGCCGAGGCCGGCTTCGCCAACGTCCGCACCGCCCAGCGCATCGTCGAGGCCATCCGGCGCACGATGTAA
- the ruvA gene encoding Holliday junction branch migration protein RuvA, with translation MITRLSGQLERLDGQNAVIAMTGGDLAYEVMLPGYLAERLAERVGQRVTLVTLQLFESPNQGATFVPRLLGFGSTDERRFFELFTTVKGIGPRKAMRALASPPAAVAGAIAAKDARALTALPEIGKRLAETVIAELSGKVEAFLGEGEREVLERAAAGTGEPSANPILADAIEALMALGESRADSETLVRRACERAARREAPLDSVERVLDEVFAAKAR, from the coding sequence ATGATCACGCGGCTGAGCGGCCAACTCGAGCGGCTCGACGGACAGAACGCCGTCATCGCCATGACCGGCGGCGACCTCGCCTACGAGGTGATGCTCCCCGGGTATCTCGCCGAACGACTCGCCGAACGCGTCGGGCAGCGCGTGACCCTCGTCACGCTCCAGCTCTTCGAGAGCCCGAACCAGGGGGCGACCTTCGTGCCCCGCCTGCTCGGGTTCGGCTCGACCGACGAACGACGCTTCTTCGAACTGTTCACCACCGTCAAGGGCATCGGCCCCCGCAAGGCCATGCGCGCCCTCGCCTCGCCCCCGGCGGCCGTCGCCGGCGCGATCGCCGCCAAGGACGCCCGGGCCCTGACCGCGCTCCCGGAGATCGGCAAGCGACTGGCCGAGACCGTCATCGCCGAACTCTCGGGCAAGGTCGAGGCGTTCCTGGGCGAGGGCGAGCGCGAGGTGCTCGAGCGTGCGGCGGCGGGCACGGGCGAACCCTCCGCGAATCCGATCCTGGCCGACGCGATCGAGGCCCTGATGGCCCTGGGCGAAAGCCGCGCGGATTCGGAGACGCTCGTCCGCCGCGCGTGCGAGCGGGCGGCGCGGCGGGAGGCCCCGCTCGACAGCGTGGAGCGTGTGCTCGACGAGGTCTTCGCCGCCAAGGCGCGGTAG